In Deinococcus maricopensis DSM 21211, one genomic interval encodes:
- the mqnB gene encoding futalosine hydrolase gives MDVLVVVATEGEAALLRDLGVRVVVSGVGAVAAALATAGALASGRAALVVSAGIGGAFEGCGAALGGVAVSSRMVYGQLGAEDGEAFLPLGALGLEVAPGNVGVFPAWSGAAAFAGRLGAPLGAFVTVETATGSARSAAALRARYADAVMEGMEGAGVAHAAFLAGVPAVEVRGVSNWVGPRDRASWQIGAALRAVRGALAVLVS, from the coding sequence ATGGACGTGTTGGTGGTGGTGGCGACGGAGGGTGAGGCGGCCTTGTTGCGGGACCTGGGTGTGCGGGTGGTCGTGAGTGGGGTGGGGGCGGTGGCGGCGGCGCTCGCGACGGCGGGGGCGTTGGCGTCCGGGCGGGCGGCGTTGGTGGTGAGCGCGGGGATCGGCGGGGCGTTCGAGGGGTGCGGGGCGGCGCTGGGCGGGGTGGCGGTGTCGTCGCGCATGGTGTACGGGCAGCTGGGCGCGGAGGACGGGGAGGCGTTCCTGCCGTTGGGGGCGTTGGGGTTGGAGGTCGCGCCGGGGAACGTGGGGGTGTTTCCGGCGTGGTCGGGGGCGGCGGCGTTCGCGGGTCGTCTGGGGGCGCCGTTGGGGGCGTTCGTGACGGTGGAGACGGCAACGGGGAGTGCGCGGTCGGCGGCGGCGTTGCGCGCGCGTTATGCGGACGCGGTGATGGAGGGGATGGAGGGGGCGGGCGTGGCGCACGCGGCGTTCCTGGCGGGGGTGCCGGCGGTGGAGGTGCGGGGGGTGAGCAACTGGGTGGGTCCGCGGGACCGGGCGTCGTGGCAGATTGGTGCGGCGTTGCGGGCGGTGCGGGGGGCGTTGGCGGTGCTGGTTAGCTGA